GGCTGAGGTGGTTCAGACGGGATTAATCGCCGTAAGCGGCGACGGCGGTTTGCTGCTCCTCGGCGGATTCGACTGCGGCGCGCGATGGTGAGCTCGCCCGGCGCGAAGGCAGCTTGACCGCCTTCACCCTCTTCGCTAGTCCCACGATCTCGAGGAAACGGATGGTCATGTAGTTGATGTCGACCTCATACCACGCCAAGCCATGCCGCGCGGAGGTGGGATTCGCGTGATGATTGTTGTGCCAGCCTTCGCCCCAGCTGAGCATCGCGACCCACCACAGGTTGCGGGAATCGTCTTTGGTCTGATAGCGGCGCGAGCCCCACATATGGGTGGCGGAGTTGACCAGCCAGGTGAAGTGCAGGCCGACGGTCACGCGGAGGAAGATCCCCCACATCACCATGGTCCAGCCGCCGATAGCGAGCAGGGTGATTCCAGCGAGCACCTGCGGGATCCAGTGCCACTTCGTCAGCCACATGTAGAACTTATCTTTCGCGAGGTCGGGCGCGTAACGCGCGAGCCGCGTGGTATCGCTGTGCATGGATTCGCCGACCATGATCCAGCCCATGTGCGCCCACCACGCGCCATCGCGCGGTGAGTGCGGATCGCCTTCCTGATCGCTGTTCTGATGATGCACGCGGTGCGTGGCCACCCAGAACAACGGGCCGCCCTCGAGCGCGAGCGTGCCGCAGATGGTGAGGAAATACTCCAGCCAGCGCGGCGACTTGAAGCCGCGATGGGTGAGCAGGCGGTGGTATCCCATGCCGATGCCGAGCGAGCCGGCGACCCAGAGCAGGAAGAGCGCGGCGAAGAGATTCGGCCAGGAGAAGAAGAAGAGCGCGATCACGGCGCCAATGTGAAACAGGGTCATGAAGATGGCGGTGATCCAGCTGATCTTCGTTTTGTCGCGGGTGAAATCTCTTCCGCCGTTGAGCTCGATCTCTCGCATGATTCGCCTCGTCAGTAACAGGATGCGCAGAAAAAGTAGCGCTGTTTTTGTCCTGTTACGAAGCTACCAGCAAGTGCGAAAACCCACTGTAATAGTTGTGTAATCCTTGCTCAGGAGGCGGTGCCGACCTCGATTCCAGCCCATTTTGACAACAACATGAGGGTGGCCGCGTAGTCGAGATCGTCGTGGCCTTCCTCGTGCGCGATCTCATAGATCTCGTCGACAGTCTCGAGGCCGGGCAGCTTGACGCGCGCTTCGCGAGCGGCGTCGAGGGTGAGGCGGATGTCTTTGTGCATGAGGCGGAGGGGGAAGTTGGGGGAGTAGTCGCCACGCAGGACAAAAGGCGCTTTGTAATCGATCACGCCGGAGCGGACCATGGACGACTGGATCAGGTCGATCAGCTTCTCGGGCGCCACGCCGAGCTTGGTCGCCAGCGCCAGCGCTTCCGCGAAGCCTTCGAAGATCATCGCGATCTGCAGGTTCATGGCGAGCTTGGCGGCCTGTCCCATGGAGTGGCCGCCCATGTGCTTCACGACTTTGCCCATCGCTTGAAACAGCGGCTGGACTTTGGCGAGGGTCGCCTCATCGCCGCCGGCGATGAAGATGAGCTGGCCGCTCTCCGCGCCGAGCTTCGAGCCGGTGACGGGAGCGTCGATGTGCGCGACGTCTTTTTCGGCGAGGCGCGCAACCATCTCGAGCGTGCGCGCGGGCGAGATGGTGCTCGAGTCCACCACGATCATCCCTTCGCGCAGGGCGCTGTCGACGCCGTCCTGGCCGAACAGGACGTGATCGACGGCGGCGGTGTCGGAGACGCATATCCAAACCACGTCGGCGGCGCCGGCGGCCGCGGCGGGAGAGGCGGCGAGGCGTGCGCCATCGACCGACTTCCCCGGCGTCCGGTTCCACACCGTGACCTCGTGGCCGGCCTTGACCAGATTCGCCGCCATCGGACGGCCCATGATGCCTAATCCCAGGAATGCGACGCGCATGAACGCTCCTCGATACTTTTCTAACCACCGTTGTGTCGCAACCGTTGTGTCGCAACCAATGATTACAGATGAGCACGCGTGAGAAGGTCAAGAGCAGGTCAAAAGCAACACCCACCACGGAGGCACAGAGCCACGGAGAAAACAAGGAAGGATACGGCAGGAAAGAAAAAGAGCCGGAGGGGTCCGGAGAAAGCACACGCATTGCATCGCGCGGGCACTGGCGAACGTCTAAACTGATGTCTGCAATGTTGAACATCACCATCCGGCGGAAGGCGAAGCAGTTCTCGCGACTCGTCCGCAACTCCGCCCTGACGAAATGTACGGGCGAGGTGCGCAAGCCGGTGCTCGCCGGCAATGGCGACCTGGGGCTCACGTTCATCGGACACTCCAGCTTCTTCCTCCAGATGGCGGGCAAGAACATCGCCATCGACCCGAACTTCGCGCGCTGGCTATTGGTGCTGAAGCGGCAGCGGCGCCCCGGTGTCCGCATCAAAGACCTCCCGGCGCTGGATTACGTGCTGGTGACGCACGCGCACATGGACCACCTGCACAAGCCGAGTTTGCGCGCGCTCGCGCGCATGACGCGACGCAAGCGTGGCTACGCGCCCAAGATCGTGGTGCCGCACAATGTTGGTGACCTGGTGGCCGGGCTCGGATTCGAGGAAGTGATCGAGCTGAAATGGTGGGAGACGTATCGCGACGGCGAGTTGAGCATCACGCACACGCCGGCGCGGCACTGGGGCGCGCGGATGCTCCGCGATTATCACCGCGGCTATGGCGGCTACGTGCTGCGCGCGGGCGCGCGCTCGCTATACCACGCGGGCGATACCGCTTACTTCGAAGGCTTTCGCGAGATCGGCGAGCGGCTGCGGCCGGAGATCGCGCTGCTGCCCATCGGCGCGTACGATCCGCCATCGTTCCGCAACGTGCATACCAGTCCGGAAGACGCGGTACACGCCTTCCTCGACATGGGCGCCGCGAAACTGGTGCCGATGCACTATGGCAGCTTCCGGCTGTCGCACGAGCCGATGGACGAGCCGCTACGCTTGCTGGCGAAGGAGTCTGCGGCGCACGGCGTGGCGGAGAAAGTGGTCGTGCTGGAAGAGGGCGTCACGCGGTTCTTCTAGCACCCCTATCCGACAATCAATGAGCCAACAAAATCCTTAGGTCCCTCACGTTGTTGCCGGTAGGACCGGTGACGATGGTATCTCCGAGCGCTTCAAAGAATGGGAAGGCGTCGAAGGCGGCAAGGGAGTTGGCAGGATCGAAGCCGGCGGCCTGGGCACGCGCGGTGGTCGAGCCGTCGGCGATGGCTCCGGCGGCAGGACTGTTGCCGTCGATGCCGTCAGTGCCCGCGCTCAGCACCGTGATGTTCTCCCCGGCGATGTGCTCGGCGCAGTGGAGCGCGAACTGCTGGTTGCGTCCGCCGACGCCAAGCTTTCCTTTTGACCCCTGGGCTTCCACCTTCACCGTGACCTCTCCACCCGAGATCAGGCAGACGCGCGAGACGCCCGCGCGCAACTTGCGCAGCTTTTTCAACAGATGGTCGGCGGCCTTGCGGTAGTCCCAGTCATCGCAGGAATTGTCGACCTCGACGGCGAAACCGTGCGCAGTGGCTTGCGCGGCGGCGGCTTTCTGCGCGGTCGCATTCGAAAGCAGCGGCCACCAGCGCGAGCGGACGAACGCCGCTTCGTCTGCTTTGGGTGTTTCCTCGAGCGCGTGCTGCTCGAACAATTCGCGGACCGAGGCGGGCAGCGCGGGCAGCAGTTTGTGGCGCTGCGCGATCGTGTAGCAATCCTCGACGGTGGAAGGGTCGGGCATGGTCGGTCCGGAGGCGAGCGAGTCGAGCGCGGCGTCCGGAACGTCTGACACCATGATGGAGAGATGCTGCGCGAGGGTAGCGGCGAGCGTCATGCGTCCACCCTTGAGCGCGGAAAGATGCTTACGGATGACGTTGATCTCGGCGATGGGCGCGCCGGAAAGCACCAGCGCCTGGTAGGTGGCGATCACGTCGTCGAGCGTGATCTCCGGGTCGATGGGCTTCTCGATGACCGCCGAGCCGCCGCCGGAGATGAGATAAAGCGCGAGCGAGTTCGAAGTGAGGCCGTGCAGCGCCTTGAGCACGGCGTCGCCGGCGCGCAGTGATTCGGCGTTCGGCAAAGGGTGGCCGCCGCGGTAGTAGCGGAATCCAGAGAGCTGCGATTCGGGTTCGGTGGGCGCGGCGACGATGCCGCTCAGTCCGGGACCGACCTGGCCGGCGAGCGCTTGCAACATCGTGTGGGCAGCCTTGCCGAGGGCGAGCACGAAGACGCGGTCGTAAGCGCCAAGATCGTAGAGGTCGTCGCAGACCTGCAGCACGCCGCGCGAGTAGCTCACGTTGCGCTCGAAAGCTTTCGGGATGCTGGTCTCGGCGAGCGCCTGGAGGAATACCTCGCGCGCGGTGGCGCGCATGTCGGGCGCGGCGCGGTCGGACTGCGGGTCAGCACTCCCTGCGGAAGGCGGGCGCGGCATCGCGCAGCATTATGTCACGAGCGGTGTTTCGCGGCGGAGCCGCTACCGTGGCAGTGTCGCGCGCAGCCAGTCTTCGATCACGCGCTGCACTTCCTTCACCTTGCCGGCAAAGAAATGGTCGACGCCGGGGATGATGACGAGCTGTTTCGGCGGGGCAGCCTGCGCGACCACGGCTTCGAGCTTTGGTGTGGGACAGAATTCGTCCTT
The DNA window shown above is from Acidobacteriota bacterium and carries:
- a CDS encoding fatty acid desaturase, with the protein product MREIELNGGRDFTRDKTKISWITAIFMTLFHIGAVIALFFFSWPNLFAALFLLWVAGSLGIGMGYHRLLTHRGFKSPRWLEYFLTICGTLALEGGPLFWVATHRVHHQNSDQEGDPHSPRDGAWWAHMGWIMVGESMHSDTTRLARYAPDLAKDKFYMWLTKWHWIPQVLAGITLLAIGGWTMVMWGIFLRVTVGLHFTWLVNSATHMWGSRRYQTKDDSRNLWWVAMLSWGEGWHNNHHANPTSARHGLAWYEVDINYMTIRFLEIVGLAKRVKAVKLPSRRASSPSRAAVESAEEQQTAVAAYGD
- a CDS encoding DUF4147 domain-containing protein; translated protein: MPRPPSAGSADPQSDRAAPDMRATAREVFLQALAETSIPKAFERNVSYSRGVLQVCDDLYDLGAYDRVFVLALGKAAHTMLQALAGQVGPGLSGIVAAPTEPESQLSGFRYYRGGHPLPNAESLRAGDAVLKALHGLTSNSLALYLISGGGSAVIEKPIDPEITLDDVIATYQALVLSGAPIAEINVIRKHLSALKGGRMTLAATLAQHLSIMVSDVPDAALDSLASGPTMPDPSTVEDCYTIAQRHKLLPALPASVRELFEQHALEETPKADEAAFVRSRWWPLLSNATAQKAAAAQATAHGFAVEVDNSCDDWDYRKAADHLLKKLRKLRAGVSRVCLISGGEVTVKVEAQGSKGKLGVGGRNQQFALHCAEHIAGENITVLSAGTDGIDGNSPAAGAIADGSTTARAQAAGFDPANSLAAFDAFPFFEALGDTIVTGPTGNNVRDLRILLAH
- a CDS encoding MBL fold metallo-hydrolase, whose translation is MSAMLNITIRRKAKQFSRLVRNSALTKCTGEVRKPVLAGNGDLGLTFIGHSSFFLQMAGKNIAIDPNFARWLLVLKRQRRPGVRIKDLPALDYVLVTHAHMDHLHKPSLRALARMTRRKRGYAPKIVVPHNVGDLVAGLGFEEVIELKWWETYRDGELSITHTPARHWGARMLRDYHRGYGGYVLRAGARSLYHAGDTAYFEGFREIGERLRPEIALLPIGAYDPPSFRNVHTSPEDAVHAFLDMGAAKLVPMHYGSFRLSHEPMDEPLRLLAKESAAHGVAEKVVVLEEGVTRFF
- a CDS encoding NAD(P)-dependent oxidoreductase encodes the protein MRVAFLGLGIMGRPMAANLVKAGHEVTVWNRTPGKSVDGARLAASPAAAAGAADVVWICVSDTAAVDHVLFGQDGVDSALREGMIVVDSSTISPARTLEMVARLAEKDVAHIDAPVTGSKLGAESGQLIFIAGGDEATLAKVQPLFQAMGKVVKHMGGHSMGQAAKLAMNLQIAMIFEGFAEALALATKLGVAPEKLIDLIQSSMVRSGVIDYKAPFVLRGDYSPNFPLRLMHKDIRLTLDAAREARVKLPGLETVDEIYEIAHEEGHDDLDYAATLMLLSKWAGIEVGTAS